Proteins from a single region of Primulina tabacum isolate GXHZ01 chromosome 5, ASM2559414v2, whole genome shotgun sequence:
- the LOC142545549 gene encoding translation initiation factor IF3-2, chloroplastic-like, whose protein sequence is MAGLTSSFAPIFKNPPRLSQSHKPLSLQSFTFHFRLHTATWPSESTAKSTVSASYGGGVSSRRSKTNDDEALNISSIGSSTVRLIDEQQRMVGLVSKTQALQMADDAELDLVILSPDADPPVVKIMDYNKYRYEQQKKKRDQQKKTAAGRMDLKELKMGCNIDVHDYTVRLKAAQKFLKDGDKVKVIVSLKGRVNDYRNNAIELLRRFQNDVGESAIEESKSFRERNIFIILVPNKAVAQKSQEPPKKKDDTAATEVPAGV, encoded by the exons ATGGCTGGTCTAACCAGCTCTTTCGCCCCCATTTTCAAGAATCCCCCCCGCCTCTCCCAATCCCACAAACCCCTTTCCTTACAATCATTTACCTTTCATTTTCGCCTCCACACCGCAACTTGGCCCTCTGAATCCACTGCCAAATCCACCGTCTCCGCCAGTTATGGCGGTGGTGTTTCCTCGCGGAGATCCAAAACTAATGATGATGAAGCTCTGAACATCTCTTCCATTGG GTCAAGCACTGTAAGGCTTATCGATGAACAGCAAAGAATG gTTGGATTAGTATCAAAAACTCAAGCACTTCAAATGGCCGATGATGCAGAGCTTGACTTG GTGATATTATCTCCAGATGCTGACCCCCCTGTTGTTAAGATTATGGATTACAA TAAGTATAGATACGAGCAGCAGAAGAAAAAGAGAGATCAGCAGAAAAAAACTGCTG CTGGTCGCATGGATCTGAAGGAACTGAAAATGGG CTGTAACATTGATGTTCATGACTATACCGTGCGTTTGAAAGCAGCTCAAAAGTTTTTGAAAGACGGTGACAAG GTTAAGGTCATAGTGAGTTTGAAGGGGCGTGTAAATGATTACAGAAATAATGCCATCGAGCTTCTCAGACGATTTCAGAATGATGTTGGGGAG TCGGCCATAGAGGAGAGCAAGAGTTTCAGAGAGAGGAACATTTTTATCATATTAGTACCAAACAAGGCCGTCGCACAGAAGTCTCAAGAACCGCCAAAGAAAAAGGATGACACTGCAGCGACGGAAGTTCCGGCTGGTGTTTGA
- the LOC142545550 gene encoding anthocyanidin 3-O-glucosyltransferase-like, producing the protein MVMHSHIGVLAFPFGTHATPLLSLVQKLAASTSGVQFSFFNSSSSNEKIFSTYVSGTFDNIRAYEVWDGTPEGFSGTHFEELQLFLNASPMNYEKAIEEAEAETGFKISCLLTDAFLWFGCNLAEKRGVPWVAFWTSASCSLSTHLYTDLIQDAVEHKGATAEQKLSFIPGMSVVNFSDVPPEVFHTQNPTSLAVTIYKMVEKLPKSTAVVLNSFEEFDPIIAKDLKSKLQQFLNVGPLILSSPTPPSSVTDQENECISWLERQKDPKSVVYISFGSVAVPPGNELVALAEALETCKLPFLWSLKHQAMKLLPEGFQERTREFGKMVSWAPQLQVLAHSSVGVFVTHCGWNSILESVCNGVPVICRPFFGDQKLNSRMIEDSWKIGLRVKGGVFTKSETINALESILSGEAGEAIRKNVNKLKEKAKDAVESWGSSSKNFTTLLEILSGAKGNTGT; encoded by the exons ATGGTAATGCACTCACATATTGGTGTTCTTGCCTTCCCTTTTGGCACCCACGCCACCCCTCTACTCAGCCTAGTACAGAAGCTAGCAGCCTCGACGTCGGGGGTCCAGTTTTCCTTTTTCAACTCATCTTCCTCTAACGAGAAGATATTCTCCACATATGTGTCGGGGACGTTCGACAACATTCGAGCTTACGAAGTTTGGGACGGCACGCCTGAGGGCTTCTCGGGGACTCATTTCGAGGAACTGCAACTATTCCTTAATGCATCGCCTATGAACTATGAGAAGGCCATTGAGGAAGCGGAAGCGGAGACTGGCTTTAAAATAAGCTGCCTGTTGACCGATGCGTTTCTGTGGTTTGGTTGCAATTTGGCGGAGAAGAGAGGAGTGCCTTGGGTGGCGTTTTGGACCTCTGCATCATGCTCACTTTCGACACATTTGTACACAGATTTGATTCAAGATGCTGTGGAACACAAAG GCGCCACTGCGGAACAGAAGCTATCATTTATCCCAGGAATGTCAGTGGTAAACTTCAGTGACGTTCCCCCTGAGGTTTTCCACACCCAAAATCCAACATCACTGGCAGTAACAATTTACAAAATGGTAGAAAAACTACCAAAATCCACCGCAGTCGTGCTGAATTCTTTCGAAGAATTCGACCCCATAATCGCGAAAGACCTCAAATCAAAACTCCAGCAGTTTCTCAACGTCGGCCctttaattctttcatctcCTACACCGCCCAGTTCAGTCACAGATCAAGAAAATGAATGCATATCCTGGCTGGAACGTCAAAAGGATCCAAAATCAGTAGTGTACATCAGTTTTGGATCGGTAGCCGTTCCACCTGGAAATGAACTGGTGGCATTGGCCGAAGCCCTGGAAACCTGTAAACTTCCATTTCTTTGGTCACTTAAACATCAGGCAATGAAACTCCTGCCTGAAGGGTTTCAAGAACGTACCCGGGAATTCGGGAAGATGGTCTCGTGGGCTCCTCAGTTACAAGTTCTCGCACATAGTTCTGTTGGAGTCTTTGTGACGCATTGCGGATGGAACTCGATCCTGGAAAGTGTCTGCAATGGCGTTCCGGTGATCTGCAGGCCATTTTTCGGAGATCAGAAGTTGAATAGTAGAATGATCGAGGATTCTTGGAAGATTGGTTTGAGAGTAAAAGGAGGAGTATTCACTAAAAGCGAAACGATCAATGCTCTGGAGAGTATATTGTCCGGTGAGGCAGGGGAGGCAATAAGGAAAAATGTGAACAAATTGAAAGAAAAAGCCAAAGATGCTGTGGAATCTTGGGGGAGTTCGAGTAAAAATTTTACTACATTGCTTGAAATACTCAGCGGTGCCAAAGGGAATACTGGCACTTGA
- the LOC142546277 gene encoding transcriptional regulator STERILE APETALA-like — protein sequence MVQERGLETNVITTDSLLAVQAVIHPADDLSYSGPLAWDIRKLLVMSSNTDLIHVGCSANRVADSLASFSISSPSPFVWENGVCSTWRAISRSELLWQNITRRVWNITHLVRNTWREEYIYRHQTACNFLLHRNIYFTLHFIPTDNNNNDDDGLSCRRLALSDHHLAAGFADGAVHLFHLPTRLHLSTFYPQHRDRLGRFSSAVSGIILSDIRLVFATLDGDIHMAVITGVNPLRRAYLGDVVNDGALVDFTGCNRWWVGLYAGVPGRSFHIWNSETEELVFVGGVLTDPEAVMGWHLLTELTDLIGRIRVTSHHLAVACTSLRLIVFDLENQGLVLSDEEYRRGIIVGSFDCNDDSAMITDRRGATNVRHVPDMVVSCRLRGASQREILGCVNGGYGLTCAGGIIRVWEIQHGNFLYSLREGIGECNALIADERYVVACSADATIHVWDFGVQ from the exons ATGGTGCAGGAACGAGGTCTGGAAACCAATGTAATTACTACTGACTCTCTGCTGGCGGTGCAAGCAGTCATCCACCCAGCAGATGATCTTAGTTATAGCGGACCTCTGGCGTGGGATATTCGAAAACTATTGGTTATGAGCTCTAATACTGATCTTATACACGTAGGCTGTTCCGCGAATAGGGTGGCGGACTCTTTAGCGTCTTTTTCTATTTCTTCCCCATCTCCTTTTGTTTGGGAAAATGGG GTTTGTTCTACTTGGCGAGCTATATCTCGTTCTGAACTTCTATGGCAGAATATAACACGTCGTGTTTGGAATATCACCCATCTTGTCCGCAACACTTGGCGAGAAGAGTATATATATCGCCACCAGACGGCCTGTAACTTCCTCTTACACAGAAATATCTACTTCACCCTTCATTTTATCCCAACAGATAACAACAACAATGATGATGATGGTCTCTCTTGCCGCCGCTTGGCTCTTTCGGATCATCACCTTGCGGCTGGATTCGCTGATGGTGCAGTTCACCTATTCCACCTCCCAACCAGGCTTCACCTATCTACTTTTTATCCTCAGCACCGTGATCGGCTTGGCCGGTTCTCTAGTGCTGTGTCGGGCATCATTTTATCAGACATTCGTCTTGTCTTTGCTACTCTGGATGGTGACATTCATATGGCTGTCATCACGGGAGTGAATCCTCTACGAAGAGCATATTTGGGTGATGTTGTGAATGACGGGGCTCTAGTTGACTTTACGGGCTGTAACCGGTGGTGGGTTGGCCTTTATGCAG GTGTTCCTGGTCGTTCATTCCACATCTGGAACAGCGAAACAGAAGAACTAGTTTTTGTTGGAGGAGTCCTAACCGATCCGGAAGCCGTAATGGGGTGGCATCTGCTGACTGAACTAACCGATCTTATTGGCCGAATTAGGGTAACAAGCCATCATTTGGCTGTGGCCTGCACTAGCCTAAGGCTCATAGTATTTGATCTCGAAAACCAAGGGCTGGTGTTAAGTGACGAAGAATACCGAAGGGGTATCATCGTGGGCTCTTTCGACTGTAACGACGACTCAGCTATGATAACTGATAGACGGGGTGCCACTAATGTACGTCATGTGCCGGATATGGTGGTGTCGTGTCGATTAAGGGGTGCATCACAGAGGGAGATTTTGGGTTGCGTAAATGGCGGGTATGGGCTAACTTGTGCAGGTGGAATCATTAGGGTTTGGGAGATACAACATGGAAATTTCCTGTACAGTTTAAGGGAAGGAATAGGGGAATGCAATGCCCTTATTGCAGATGAAAGATATGTGGTTGCTTGTTCTGCTGATGCCACAATTCATGTTTGGGATTTTGGAGTTCAATGA